Proteins from a genomic interval of Papaver somniferum cultivar HN1 chromosome 4, ASM357369v1, whole genome shotgun sequence:
- the LOC113272745 gene encoding probable polygalacturonase At3g15720 — MDKLLHQKISINGSAMIVVAFVKTGSCFIMSMVSSSMGRVRLMEEAQIGGNIPSECGQKRTEIKIIQSNNVYISNLKFLNSPKKHIFILESTWVYISNVEIVHAPPGSPNTDGIYVSRSSNVYVEHSHIATGDDCISIGPDTSHINVNNIKCGPGKYGKRETIEHVTVKNIELRGTTNGVRIKTWQGGKGYIRDVLFEEIQCIGARNPIIIDQFYCDSDKPCKNQILAVKISNVRYCRYLIYKDLRKEHNKREFLNSV, encoded by the exons ATGGACAAATTattgcaccagaaaatatcaatcaATGGAAGTGCCATGATAGTAGTAGCATTTGTGAAAACTGGATCTTGTTTTATCATGTCGATGGTCTCTTCATCCATGGGTCGGGTTCGCTTGATGGAAGAGGCTCAAATTGGTGGGAACATTCCAAGT GAATGTGGCCAGAAACGGACG GAAATCAAAATAATACAGTCCAACAATGTATATATTTCAAATCTGAAATTCTTAAACAGTCCTAAGAAACACATTTTCATTCTTGAGTCAACTTGGGTATACATTTCTAACGTAGAAATAGTACACGCTCCTCCTGGAAGTCCAAACACAGATGGTATTTACGTCTCACGGTCATCAAATGTCTATGTTGAACATTCACACATTGCAACTG GGGATGATTGTATTTCAATAGGGCCTGATACTTCTCACATAAACGTCAACAACATCAAATGTGGACCTG GTAAATATGGAAAGAGAGAAACAATAGAACATGTTACGGTAAAAAATATTGAATTGAGAGGAACTACAAACGGTGTTCGAATTAAGACATGGCAAGGAGGAAAAGGTTATATTAGAGATGTACTGTTTGAAGAAATTCAATGCATTGGCGCAAGGAATCCAATTATCATTGATCAGTTCTATTGCGATTCTGATAAACCTTGCAAAAATCAG ATATTGGCCGTGAAAATCAGCAATGTGAGATATTGTAGATATCTGATATACAAAGACTTACGAAAAGAACATAATAAGAGAGAATTCTTAAACTCAGTTTAA